One Primulina tabacum isolate GXHZ01 chromosome 10, ASM2559414v2, whole genome shotgun sequence DNA segment encodes these proteins:
- the LOC142506105 gene encoding putative pectinesterase/pectinesterase inhibitor 12 encodes MASTIFKSLMILSSFLLSATHSLQSSSDSQSHLSHIKSFCKSTPFPDSCFDSLKLSLSITIRPSTLAFLLQTLKTAIAESFKLSDLFSNAGYSNLVEKQRGTIQDCKELHQITLSSLKKSISRLINSPDSRELNDARTFLSAALTNRITCLEGLNTATGSLKPTLISSLSTAYEHVSNSLSMISKPGSPSGGGNNRRLLGFPSWLSTGMRRILQSNEYDPRDLLTVAADGSGNFTTISDAVNFAPNNSMDRTIIYIMQGVYQENVEIPSWKTNIVFIGDGNDVTWITGSRSVADGWTTFRSATVAVSGEGFLARGISFENTAGPDKHQAVALRISADLSALYKCVILGFQDSLYVHSFRQFFRECDIFGTIDYIFGNAAAIFQGCSIISRMPLPGQFTVITAQSRENPDENTGISLQNCSILATEELYSNSSVVRSYLGRPWRNYSRTVVLDSYIDNFIEAEGWTRWDGDQGLETLYYGEYENFGPGSDTSKRVSWRGYRVMDYNDASNFTVSEFITGGEWLAYTSIPYDDGV; translated from the exons ATGGCTTCCACCATCTTCAAGTCTCTGATGATTCTCTCTTCCTTCTTACTCTCAGCAACACATTCTTTGCAATCTTCATCTGATTCACAATCCCATCTTTCACATATTAAAAGCTTCTGCAAATCTACACCATTCCCCGATTCCTGTTTCGATTCTCTGAAGCTCAGCCTCTCCATAACCATCCGCCCGAGCACTCTCGCCTTCCTACTCCAGACCTTGAAAACCGCCATAGCCGAGTCTTTCAAGCTTTCGGATCTCTTCTCCAACGCAGGGTATTCAAATCTTGTCGAGAAACAAAGGGGCACCATCCAAGACTGCAAGGAGCTGCACCAAATCACACTTTCTTCTTTGAAGAAATCCATTTCCCGACTCATTAATTCGCCCGATTCAAGAGAACTAAACGACGCCAGGACTTTTCTCAGCGCGGCTTTGACGAACAGAATCACTTGCTTGGAGGGTCTGAACACAGCCACGGGTTCACTGAAACCTACGCTAATATCTTCCTTAAGCACCGCTTACGAGCATGTCAGCAACTCATTGTCCATGATTTCGAAGCCTGGCTCGCCAAGCGGCGGCGGGAACAACCGGCGGCTCCTCGGTTTTCCGTCATGGCTGTCCACGGGAATGCGGCGGATCCTACAGAGTAATGAATATGATCCTAGAGATTTGCTTACGGTGGCAGCAGATGGGAGCGGGAACTTCACTACTATATCAGATGCTGTGAATTTTGCCCCGAATAACAGTATGGATAGGACCATTATCTATATAATGCAAGGAGTTTATCAAGAAAATGTGGAGATTCCGAGCTGGAAGACCAACATTGTTTTCATCGGAGATGGGAACGATGTTACTTGGATTACTGGCAGTAGAAGTGTTGCCGATGGGTGGACCACTTTCAGATCTGCCACCGTTG CGGTATCGGGTGAAGGATTCCTTGCACGCGGGATATCTTTCGAGAACACGGCCGGGCCGGATAAACACCAGGCCGTGGCCCTCCGCATAAGCGCGGACCTGTCCGCCCTATACAAATGCGTCATCCTCGGTTTCCAGGACTCCCTCTACGTACACTCCTTCCGGCAGTTCTTCAGAGAGTGCGACATATTCGGCACCATAGACTACATTTTCGGGAACGCGGCCGCCATCTTCCAGGGCTGCAGCATCATCTCCCGCATGCCACTGCCCGGCCAGTTCACGGTGATCACGGCCCAGTCACGCGAAAACCCCGATGAGAACACGGGGATATCGTTGCAGAACTGTTCGATTTTGGCTACGGAGGAGTTGTACTCGAACTCGAGCGTCGTGAGGAGTTATTTAGGCAGGCCGTGGAGGAATTATTCCAGGACTGTGGTTTTGGATAGTTACATTGATAATTTCATTGAAGCAGAAGGATGGACTCGATGGGATGGGGATCAGGGGTTGGAAACTTTgtattatggggagtatgagaATTTCGGGCCTGGTTCGGATACGAGTAAACGAGTTTCTTGGAGAGGGTACCGGGTGATGGATTACAACGACGCGTCTAACTTTACCGTATCGGAGTTTATCACCGGAGGTGAGTGGCTGGCGTATACTTCGATACCGTATGACGACGGGGTGTGA